A single Megachile rotundata isolate GNS110a chromosome 9, iyMegRotu1, whole genome shotgun sequence DNA region contains:
- the RIC-3 gene encoding RIC3 acetylcholine receptor chaperone isoform X2: protein MAEITDFGPRKTIFILAIVAGCFAVLWPKIFYPMLTASVTPHHTSDSSACCDVIFESDVTAADIVYEICQNILKHHQIDPRVRDALRTVKLTPQSASLCKEEILARCGIDLSTFLAERERLGKSYKQVLEEIRSFNSSLCLKMYFGIPLSQLGIPHLIRYHILMPHSTLRQERRTPPHAGGLHPALRERGRAIPSSHIVPKVTDRPDHVVPKMRPPLGGAGHVVSAPKGNGTMGIIMPLYTLGIVLFFLYTIVKVLKKNSDSEIISEYPGVAAEKEFRKMVFSPEAFASAMTGGTMHYQRERSSSPDRPTPTIEELKDLDGPPKSKGLAGVDRSFKNDAVAQADYSNTDEEIENIEHSPTVKVMGMEMTASCEGKGSRPTTPIIPISPSHVEREKTPPVPIYLEGALPPQCELLVTDSETQAQKPEEDVEAPVVLSGKMTLSLISLDQNAAEYEEENQDLLEAEDVTILNVENRKIVPNVEIIDGKETEEIQDRETEEEEEVEEEEEEEEKEEEEEEEEEEEEEEEEEEEEVAVAVEKAQVVEGLEILEEEEVEVEVEEEEVEEEEEEEEEEEEEEEDEEEEEEEEDEEEEEEEEEYDEDESNKEDDDGRSI from the exons atggCTGAAATAACGGATTTTGGCCCAAGAAAAACGATTTTTATTCTAGCCATTGTGGCAGGGTGCTTCGCGGTTTTGTGGCCGAAAATTTTCTATCCTATGCTCACAGCATCTGTCACTCCACATCATACATCCGATAGTTCTG caTGCTGTGACGTAATATTTGAAAGCGATGTGACTGCTGCCGATATTGTGTACGAAATATGTCAGAACATATTAAAACATCATCAGATTGATCCACGTGTAAGAGATGCTTTAAGAACAGTAAAATTGACTCCACAAAGTGCAAGTCTATGTAAAGAAGAAATTTTAGCAAGATGTGGCATAGATCTGTCTACTTTTCTTGCCGAAAGGGAACGTTTGGGAAAGTCTTATAAACAAGTTTTGGAAGAAATCAGATCATTTAATAGTTCCTTATGCCTCAAAATGTATTTTGGTATACCTCTTTCTCAACTAGGAATACCGCATCTGATAAGATATCATATTTTAATGCCTCACA GTACTCTTAGACAAGAACGACGTACACCGCCTCATGCAGGAGGTTTGCATCCTGCGTTGAGAGAGCGTGGTAGAGCTATACCTTCCTCTCACATTGTACCCAAAGTAACAGACAGACCCGATCACGTTGTGCCAAAAATGAGACCACCTTTGGGTGGTGCAGGACACGTTGTTTCTGCACCAAAAGGAAATGGTACCATGGGAATCATTATGCCATTGTATACCTTAGGCATTGTACTGTTCTTTTTGTATACAATTGTTAAG gttctaaaaaaaaattcggATAGTGAAATCATTTCAGAGTATCCAGGAGTTGCAGCAGAAAAGGAGTTCCGAAAGATGGTATTTAGTCCCGAAGCTTTTGCCAGTGCAATGACCGGGGGCACGATGCATTATCAAAGGGAAAGATCATCGTCACCTGATAGGCCTACACCTACCATAGAGGAGCTAAAAGATC taGATGGGCCTCCAAAGTCCAAAGGCTTGGCAGGGGTCGATCGCTCGTTTAAG aACGATGCTGTTGCCCAGGCTGATTATAGTAACACAGACgaagaaatagaaaatatagaacATTCACCGACCGTTAAAGTCATGGGTATGGAAATGACAGCTAGTTGTGAGGGTAAAGGTAGTAGACCTACTACTCCTATAATACCTATTTCACCtag TCACGTTGAAAGGGAGAAAACACCGCCAGTGCCAATATATTTAGAAGGTGCACTTCCACCACAGTGCGAATTACTTGTAACAGATTCAGAAACACAGGCACAAAAGCCCGAAGAGGACGTGGAAGCACCTGTTGTACTTTCAGGCAAAATGACCCTTTCCCTCATCAGTCTCGACCAAAATGCAGCT GAATATGAAGAAGAAAATCAAGATTTACTGGAGGCAGAAGATGTCACAATTTTAAATGTGGAAAACCGGAAAATAGTGCCAAATGTTGAAATAATTGATGGCAAAGAAACGGAAGAAATACAAGATAGAGAgactgaagaagaagaagaagtagaggaggaggaggaggaggaggagaaggaggaggaggaggaggaggaggaggaggaggaggaggaggaggaagaggaggaggaggaggtggcGGTGGCGGTGGAGAAGGCGCAGGTAGTGGAAGGGCTGGAGAtattagaagaagaagaagtagaagtagaagtagaagaagaagaagttgaagaagaagaagaagaagaagaagaagaagaagaagaagaagaagacgaagaagaagaagaagaagaagaagacgaagaagaagaagaagaagaagaagaatacgATGAGGACGAAAGTAACAAAGAAGATGATGATGGAAGAAGCATATAA
- the RIC-3 gene encoding RIC3 acetylcholine receptor chaperone isoform X1, which produces MAEITDFGPRKTIFILAIVAGCFAVLWPKIFYPMLTASVTPHHTSDSSACCDVIFESDVTAADIVYEICQNILKHHQIDPRVRDALRTVKLTPQSASLCKEEILARCGIDLSTFLAERERLGKSYKQVLEEIRSFNSSLCLKMYFGIPLSQLGIPHLIRYHILMPHSTLRQERRTPPHAGGLHPALRERGRAIPSSHIVPKVTDRPDHVVPKMRPPLGGAGHVVSAPKGNGTMGIIMPLYTLGIVLFFLYTIVKVLKKNSDSEIISEYPGVAAEKEFRKMVFSPEAFASAMTGGTMHYQRERSSSPDRPTPTIEELKDQAAGDIEIDQLRRRLVETEAAMERIVVQMGNISRSVMHSPSSQQELKNDAVAQADYSNTDEEIENIEHSPTVKVMGMEMTASCEGKGSRPTTPIIPISPSHVEREKTPPVPIYLEGALPPQCELLVTDSETQAQKPEEDVEAPVVLSGKMTLSLISLDQNAAEYEEENQDLLEAEDVTILNVENRKIVPNVEIIDGKETEEIQDRETEEEEEVEEEEEEEEKEEEEEEEEEEEEEEEEEEEEVAVAVEKAQVVEGLEILEEEEVEVEVEEEEVEEEEEEEEEEEEEEEDEEEEEEEEDEEEEEEEEEYDEDESNKEDDDGRSI; this is translated from the exons atggCTGAAATAACGGATTTTGGCCCAAGAAAAACGATTTTTATTCTAGCCATTGTGGCAGGGTGCTTCGCGGTTTTGTGGCCGAAAATTTTCTATCCTATGCTCACAGCATCTGTCACTCCACATCATACATCCGATAGTTCTG caTGCTGTGACGTAATATTTGAAAGCGATGTGACTGCTGCCGATATTGTGTACGAAATATGTCAGAACATATTAAAACATCATCAGATTGATCCACGTGTAAGAGATGCTTTAAGAACAGTAAAATTGACTCCACAAAGTGCAAGTCTATGTAAAGAAGAAATTTTAGCAAGATGTGGCATAGATCTGTCTACTTTTCTTGCCGAAAGGGAACGTTTGGGAAAGTCTTATAAACAAGTTTTGGAAGAAATCAGATCATTTAATAGTTCCTTATGCCTCAAAATGTATTTTGGTATACCTCTTTCTCAACTAGGAATACCGCATCTGATAAGATATCATATTTTAATGCCTCACA GTACTCTTAGACAAGAACGACGTACACCGCCTCATGCAGGAGGTTTGCATCCTGCGTTGAGAGAGCGTGGTAGAGCTATACCTTCCTCTCACATTGTACCCAAAGTAACAGACAGACCCGATCACGTTGTGCCAAAAATGAGACCACCTTTGGGTGGTGCAGGACACGTTGTTTCTGCACCAAAAGGAAATGGTACCATGGGAATCATTATGCCATTGTATACCTTAGGCATTGTACTGTTCTTTTTGTATACAATTGTTAAG gttctaaaaaaaaattcggATAGTGAAATCATTTCAGAGTATCCAGGAGTTGCAGCAGAAAAGGAGTTCCGAAAGATGGTATTTAGTCCCGAAGCTTTTGCCAGTGCAATGACCGGGGGCACGATGCATTATCAAAGGGAAAGATCATCGTCACCTGATAGGCCTACACCTACCATAGAGGAGCTAAAAGATC AAGCGGCAGGAGACATAGAGATAGATCAACTGAGACGACGTTTGGTCGAGACGGAAGCAGCCATGGAAAGAATTGTTGTTCAGATGGGCAACATATCACGTTCAGTTATGCATAGTCCAAGCTCACAACAAGAACTCAAG aACGATGCTGTTGCCCAGGCTGATTATAGTAACACAGACgaagaaatagaaaatatagaacATTCACCGACCGTTAAAGTCATGGGTATGGAAATGACAGCTAGTTGTGAGGGTAAAGGTAGTAGACCTACTACTCCTATAATACCTATTTCACCtag TCACGTTGAAAGGGAGAAAACACCGCCAGTGCCAATATATTTAGAAGGTGCACTTCCACCACAGTGCGAATTACTTGTAACAGATTCAGAAACACAGGCACAAAAGCCCGAAGAGGACGTGGAAGCACCTGTTGTACTTTCAGGCAAAATGACCCTTTCCCTCATCAGTCTCGACCAAAATGCAGCT GAATATGAAGAAGAAAATCAAGATTTACTGGAGGCAGAAGATGTCACAATTTTAAATGTGGAAAACCGGAAAATAGTGCCAAATGTTGAAATAATTGATGGCAAAGAAACGGAAGAAATACAAGATAGAGAgactgaagaagaagaagaagtagaggaggaggaggaggaggaggagaaggaggaggaggaggaggaggaggaggaggaggaggaggaggaggaagaggaggaggaggaggtggcGGTGGCGGTGGAGAAGGCGCAGGTAGTGGAAGGGCTGGAGAtattagaagaagaagaagtagaagtagaagtagaagaagaagaagttgaagaagaagaagaagaagaagaagaagaagaagaagaagaagaagacgaagaagaagaagaagaagaagaagacgaagaagaagaagaagaagaagaagaatacgATGAGGACGAAAGTAACAAAGAAGATGATGATGGAAGAAGCATATAA
- the LOC100877489 gene encoding alpha-ketoglutarate dehydrogenase component 4, with product MMASKGWKVVKPHVPLIKFRKGGISRAIPEGTNVQSTQAGPTSQRSVGATGPNVTVLPIIDDIHLPPRFQRRPIDEKEIAYINRGGPE from the exons atgaTGGCAAGTAAAGGTTGGAAG GTGGTAAAACCGCACGTTCCTTTGATTAAATTTCGTAAGGGAGGAATTAGCAGAG CAATTCCTGAGGGGACAAATGTTCAGTCTACGCAAGCAGGGCCGACATCACAACGAAGTGTCGGTGCAACGGGGCCAAATGTAACCGTTTTACCAATTATAGATGATATTCATTTACCTCCACGATTTCAAAGACGACCCATTGATGAAAAAGAAATTGCATATATTAAT AGAGGTGGCCCAGAATAA
- the RIC-3 gene encoding RIC3 acetylcholine receptor chaperone isoform X4: MAEITDFGPRKTIFILAIVAGCFAVLWPKIFYPMLTASVTPHHTSDSSGTLRQERRTPPHAGGLHPALRERGRAIPSSHIVPKVTDRPDHVVPKMRPPLGGAGHVVSAPKGNGTMGIIMPLYTLGIVLFFLYTIVKVLKKNSDSEIISEYPGVAAEKEFRKMVFSPEAFASAMTGGTMHYQRERSSSPDRPTPTIEELKDQAAGDIEIDQLRRRLVETEAAMERIVVQMGNISRSVMHSPSSQQELKNDAVAQADYSNTDEEIENIEHSPTVKVMGMEMTASCEGKGSRPTTPIIPISPSHVEREKTPPVPIYLEGALPPQCELLVTDSETQAQKPEEDVEAPVVLSGKMTLSLISLDQNAAEYEEENQDLLEAEDVTILNVENRKIVPNVEIIDGKETEEIQDRETEEEEEVEEEEEEEEKEEEEEEEEEEEEEEEEEEEEVAVAVEKAQVVEGLEILEEEEVEVEVEEEEVEEEEEEEEEEEEEEEDEEEEEEEEDEEEEEEEEEYDEDESNKEDDDGRSI, translated from the exons atggCTGAAATAACGGATTTTGGCCCAAGAAAAACGATTTTTATTCTAGCCATTGTGGCAGGGTGCTTCGCGGTTTTGTGGCCGAAAATTTTCTATCCTATGCTCACAGCATCTGTCACTCCACATCATACATCCGATAGTTCTG GTACTCTTAGACAAGAACGACGTACACCGCCTCATGCAGGAGGTTTGCATCCTGCGTTGAGAGAGCGTGGTAGAGCTATACCTTCCTCTCACATTGTACCCAAAGTAACAGACAGACCCGATCACGTTGTGCCAAAAATGAGACCACCTTTGGGTGGTGCAGGACACGTTGTTTCTGCACCAAAAGGAAATGGTACCATGGGAATCATTATGCCATTGTATACCTTAGGCATTGTACTGTTCTTTTTGTATACAATTGTTAAG gttctaaaaaaaaattcggATAGTGAAATCATTTCAGAGTATCCAGGAGTTGCAGCAGAAAAGGAGTTCCGAAAGATGGTATTTAGTCCCGAAGCTTTTGCCAGTGCAATGACCGGGGGCACGATGCATTATCAAAGGGAAAGATCATCGTCACCTGATAGGCCTACACCTACCATAGAGGAGCTAAAAGATC AAGCGGCAGGAGACATAGAGATAGATCAACTGAGACGACGTTTGGTCGAGACGGAAGCAGCCATGGAAAGAATTGTTGTTCAGATGGGCAACATATCACGTTCAGTTATGCATAGTCCAAGCTCACAACAAGAACTCAAG aACGATGCTGTTGCCCAGGCTGATTATAGTAACACAGACgaagaaatagaaaatatagaacATTCACCGACCGTTAAAGTCATGGGTATGGAAATGACAGCTAGTTGTGAGGGTAAAGGTAGTAGACCTACTACTCCTATAATACCTATTTCACCtag TCACGTTGAAAGGGAGAAAACACCGCCAGTGCCAATATATTTAGAAGGTGCACTTCCACCACAGTGCGAATTACTTGTAACAGATTCAGAAACACAGGCACAAAAGCCCGAAGAGGACGTGGAAGCACCTGTTGTACTTTCAGGCAAAATGACCCTTTCCCTCATCAGTCTCGACCAAAATGCAGCT GAATATGAAGAAGAAAATCAAGATTTACTGGAGGCAGAAGATGTCACAATTTTAAATGTGGAAAACCGGAAAATAGTGCCAAATGTTGAAATAATTGATGGCAAAGAAACGGAAGAAATACAAGATAGAGAgactgaagaagaagaagaagtagaggaggaggaggaggaggaggagaaggaggaggaggaggaggaggaggaggaggaggaggaggaggaggaagaggaggaggaggaggtggcGGTGGCGGTGGAGAAGGCGCAGGTAGTGGAAGGGCTGGAGAtattagaagaagaagaagtagaagtagaagtagaagaagaagaagttgaagaagaagaagaagaagaagaagaagaagaagaagaagaagaagacgaagaagaagaagaagaagaagaagacgaagaagaagaagaagaagaagaagaatacgATGAGGACGAAAGTAACAAAGAAGATGATGATGGAAGAAGCATATAA
- the RIC-3 gene encoding RIC3 acetylcholine receptor chaperone isoform X3 — MAEITDFGPRKTIFILAIVAGCFAVLWPKIFYPMLTASVTPHHTSDSSACCDVIFESDVTAADIVYEICQNILKHHQIDPRVRDALRTVKLTPQSASLCKEEILARCGIDLSTFLAERERLGKSYKQVLEEIRSFNSSLCLKMYFGIPLSQLGIPHLIRYHILMPHSTLRQERRTPPHAGGLHPALRERGRAIPSSHIVPKVTDRPDHVVPKMRPPLGGAGHVVSAPKGNGTMGIIMPLYTLGIVLFFLYTIVKVLKKNSDSEIISEYPGVAAEKEFRKMVFSPEAFASAMTGGTMHYQRERSSSPDRPTPTIEELKDHGPPKSKGLAGVDRSFKNDAVAQADYSNTDEEIENIEHSPTVKVMGMEMTASCEGKGSRPTTPIIPISPSHVEREKTPPVPIYLEGALPPQCELLVTDSETQAQKPEEDVEAPVVLSGKMTLSLISLDQNAAEYEEENQDLLEAEDVTILNVENRKIVPNVEIIDGKETEEIQDRETEEEEEVEEEEEEEEKEEEEEEEEEEEEEEEEEEEEVAVAVEKAQVVEGLEILEEEEVEVEVEEEEVEEEEEEEEEEEEEEEDEEEEEEEEDEEEEEEEEEYDEDESNKEDDDGRSI; from the exons atggCTGAAATAACGGATTTTGGCCCAAGAAAAACGATTTTTATTCTAGCCATTGTGGCAGGGTGCTTCGCGGTTTTGTGGCCGAAAATTTTCTATCCTATGCTCACAGCATCTGTCACTCCACATCATACATCCGATAGTTCTG caTGCTGTGACGTAATATTTGAAAGCGATGTGACTGCTGCCGATATTGTGTACGAAATATGTCAGAACATATTAAAACATCATCAGATTGATCCACGTGTAAGAGATGCTTTAAGAACAGTAAAATTGACTCCACAAAGTGCAAGTCTATGTAAAGAAGAAATTTTAGCAAGATGTGGCATAGATCTGTCTACTTTTCTTGCCGAAAGGGAACGTTTGGGAAAGTCTTATAAACAAGTTTTGGAAGAAATCAGATCATTTAATAGTTCCTTATGCCTCAAAATGTATTTTGGTATACCTCTTTCTCAACTAGGAATACCGCATCTGATAAGATATCATATTTTAATGCCTCACA GTACTCTTAGACAAGAACGACGTACACCGCCTCATGCAGGAGGTTTGCATCCTGCGTTGAGAGAGCGTGGTAGAGCTATACCTTCCTCTCACATTGTACCCAAAGTAACAGACAGACCCGATCACGTTGTGCCAAAAATGAGACCACCTTTGGGTGGTGCAGGACACGTTGTTTCTGCACCAAAAGGAAATGGTACCATGGGAATCATTATGCCATTGTATACCTTAGGCATTGTACTGTTCTTTTTGTATACAATTGTTAAG gttctaaaaaaaaattcggATAGTGAAATCATTTCAGAGTATCCAGGAGTTGCAGCAGAAAAGGAGTTCCGAAAGATGGTATTTAGTCCCGAAGCTTTTGCCAGTGCAATGACCGGGGGCACGATGCATTATCAAAGGGAAAGATCATCGTCACCTGATAGGCCTACACCTACCATAGAGGAGCTAAAAGATC ATGGGCCTCCAAAGTCCAAAGGCTTGGCAGGGGTCGATCGCTCGTTTAAG aACGATGCTGTTGCCCAGGCTGATTATAGTAACACAGACgaagaaatagaaaatatagaacATTCACCGACCGTTAAAGTCATGGGTATGGAAATGACAGCTAGTTGTGAGGGTAAAGGTAGTAGACCTACTACTCCTATAATACCTATTTCACCtag TCACGTTGAAAGGGAGAAAACACCGCCAGTGCCAATATATTTAGAAGGTGCACTTCCACCACAGTGCGAATTACTTGTAACAGATTCAGAAACACAGGCACAAAAGCCCGAAGAGGACGTGGAAGCACCTGTTGTACTTTCAGGCAAAATGACCCTTTCCCTCATCAGTCTCGACCAAAATGCAGCT GAATATGAAGAAGAAAATCAAGATTTACTGGAGGCAGAAGATGTCACAATTTTAAATGTGGAAAACCGGAAAATAGTGCCAAATGTTGAAATAATTGATGGCAAAGAAACGGAAGAAATACAAGATAGAGAgactgaagaagaagaagaagtagaggaggaggaggaggaggaggagaaggaggaggaggaggaggaggaggaggaggaggaggaggaggaggaagaggaggaggaggaggtggcGGTGGCGGTGGAGAAGGCGCAGGTAGTGGAAGGGCTGGAGAtattagaagaagaagaagtagaagtagaagtagaagaagaagaagttgaagaagaagaagaagaagaagaagaagaagaagaagaagaagaagacgaagaagaagaagaagaagaagaagacgaagaagaagaagaagaagaagaagaatacgATGAGGACGAAAGTAACAAAGAAGATGATGATGGAAGAAGCATATAA